The following are from one region of the Syngnathus acus chromosome 10, fSynAcu1.2, whole genome shotgun sequence genome:
- the tifa gene encoding TRAF-interacting protein with FHA domain-containing protein A: MNVSQTMETEEELLTCLHISFYHPQQHYKGLYHLLPLGNRSKHLADESVRLGRDAQSCTFALADPRVSRKQLALQAYRTPESPEMLFSLQNLSQTVKVSVNGTGLNFLERADLPSKALVRFGEYEILIIKEAGEAKQSFEVELEVLPVPPSRETGTCKPCNFPIIEMGAHLIPQQPVQVPIETDELTIRSLDNPPSLYTSGTL, translated from the coding sequence ATGAATGTGTCCCAGACAATGGAGACGGAAGAGGAACTCCTAACATGTCTCCACATCAGCTTTTACCACCCACAGCAGCACTATAAAGGTCTTTACCATCTGCTTCCATTGGGCAACAGAAGCAAACATCTGGCAGATGAGTCTGTGCGCTTGGGGCGGGATGCCCAGTCTTGCACCTTCGCCCTGGCTGACCCGCGTGTGTCTCGCAAACAACTGGCCCTGCAAGCTTACCGCACACCTGAGAGCCCAGAAATGCTGTTCAGCCTCCAGAACCTGTCTCAGACGGTCAAAGTGTCAGTGAACGGCACAGGCCTGAACTTCTTGGAAAGGGCGGATCTCCCGAGTAAGGCCCTGGTCCGGTTCGGCGAATATGAGATTTTGATTATCAAGGAGGCTGGTGAGGCCAAGCAGAGCTTTGAGGTGGAGTTGGAGGTGCTGCCCGTGCCTCCTTCCAGGGAGACGGGCACATGCAAGCCCTGTAACTTTCCCATCATAGAGATGGGCGCACATTTGATACCTCAGCAACCAGTTCAGGTCCCTATAGAGACCGATGAGCTCACGATCCGATCACTTGACAACCCACCGTCGCTCTACACTTCTGGTACActgtag
- the LOC119128196 gene encoding RNA-binding protein 4.1-like has protein sequence MVKIFVGNLPQEATEEEIKALFLEHGTVTECSIVKNFAFVHMDDRKAATKAIKALHLHKLHGSQINVEASHGKNYGAVKLHVANVERGMEEELRALFEEYGKVTECAIIKNFAFVHMPNSDEAMDAIQGIDNIEFQGKRIHVQISKSRPRDEQEDYPPPPDGGGFWPPPFPGNRLEPPPPGFMRGRPMGPGYPAPPLPPPPPRRAMYPESPYEGDHGGYGVVDYYEKYRARPYGMGPGGPPPPPPPPPPPPGVSRMNSPLDPYERRPPPPPPPTSAYYGRDRSPHRRAPNAASPPTGNGYAYERSSIAPVSRVPPYGLPRPRDPYAPRLPPPPPPPPERYGY, from the exons ATGGTGAAGATATTTGTCGGGAACCTGCCCCAAGAGGCAACCGAGGAGGAAATCAAGGCCCTCTTCTTGGAGCACGGCACAGTCACCGAATGTTCCATCGTCAAAAACTTCGCTTTCGTCCACATGGATGACCGCAAGGCTGCGACGAAAGCCATCAAGGCCTTGCATCTCCACAAGCTCCACGGCTCGCAGATCAACGTGGAGGCCAGCCATGGGAAGAACTATGGCGCGGTCAAGCTGCACGTTGCCAACGTGGAAAGGGGAATGGAAGAAGAACTCCGAGCGTTGTTCGAAGAGTATGGCAAGGTCACGGAGTGTGCCATTATTAagaattttgcttttgtgcacATGCCGAATTCTGATGAGGCCATGGATGCCATCCAGGGAATTGACAATATAGAATTTCAGG GTAAACGCATCCACGTACAGATTTCCAAAAGTCGCCCCCGTGACGAGCAGGAGGACTACCCTCCTCCCCCAGATGGTGGCGGGTTTTGGCCCCCGCCTTTCCCGGGAAACAGGCTGGAGCCTCCCCCGCCAGGCTTCATGAGAGGTCGCCCCATGGGCCCCGGTTACCCCGCCCCTCCTTTGCCACCCCCGCCCCCGAGGCGAGCCATGTACCCCGAAAGTCCTTACGAGGGTGATCACGGCGGTTACGGCGTAGTCGATTACTATGAAAAATACAGAGCCCGTCCTTACGGCATGGGTCCGGGTGGTCCACCGCCGCCCcctccgccgcctcctccccctcccggCGTCTCGCGCATGAACTCGCCGCTTGACCCGTACGAGCGTCGGCCGccgcctcccccccctcctacGTCGGCGTACTACGGCCGAGATCGCAGCCCCCACCGCAGAGCGCCAAATGCGGCCTCTCCTCCGACCGGTAACGGCTACGCCTACGAGCGCTCCAGTATCGCTCCCGTTTCCCGGGTCCCGCCGTACGGACTTCCTCGGCCCAGGGACCCTTATGCACCGCGACTGCCGCCTccgcccccgccgccgcctgaACGCTACGGTTATTAA